The DNA region GTAGCGCATGAGAAAAGCAGAAAGCTGAAAACGGAAAACTGAAAGGGCTTGTGTCCGGGAATGCGCGAAGCGCGAGGTAGGGCGCGGCGTCCCTGCCGCGCCGCAGAGCATGAAAAATGCCCATGGGTCACCGAGGCGTATATGAATATCGTCGGCTTCAGCGATGTTCCTGAGAAAAGAATTCTTGTCCCCAAAAGTCAAAAGTCCGATAATCAAAAAATTATGACCAAAGCTGCATTTTTCGGCAATGCCAGTACATCACTTGAGCAGGTCTATCCCCGTGATCGGCGTGATCGTATTGCGGCCGTGTGCGACGTTCACCCCAGAACGATTACGGCGCAGAATTTCAGTTCCGAAATCGCTGCGCTCGCAGACCTTGAGGTGATCTTCTCAACGTGGGGGATGCCGGGTCTGACAGAGAACCAGATTGCGCTGATGCCGAAACTCCGAGCGGTATTTTATGCCGCCGGATCGGTCAAGGCGTTTGCCATCCCTTTCCTGGATCGGGGCATCGTGGTGGTGAGCGCATGGGCGGCCAACGGGGTGCCTGTTGCTGAATTTGTTCTGGCTCAGACCCTTCTGGCGAACAAGGGTTACTTTCGCAACATCCGTGACTGTGGCAGTCCTAGCACCCGGTCAACGGCTTTCCGGGGTTCCGGAAACTTTCACGCTACCGTGGCCCTGCTCGGAGCGGGGATGATCGGCAAGAAGGTGATTGAACTGATGAAGCCTTTTTGCCTTCGCGTCATCGTGTTCGATCCTTTTCTGTCACAGGCGGAGGCCGATAGGCTCGGCGTTGAGAAGGTCAGCCTGGCGGATGCATTCCAGCGCGGCATGGTTGTTTCCAATCACCTGGCCAATGTGCCTGCGACACGGGGATTGCTGCGACGCGAGCATTTCAGCGTCATGCCCGAGAACGCGGTCTTCATCAACACCGGTCGTGGTGCGACGGTTGTGGAAACGGATCTGATTGATGTGCTCAGGACGCGCCCGGATCTCACCGCGCTTCTGGACGTCACCGATCCCGAACCGCCGCCTGCCGCATCGCCGTTCTACGACCTTCCGAATGTGCTCCTCAGCAGTCACATCGCGGGTTCGATTGGCAATGAAGTCACCCGGATGGCCGATACGGTGATCAAAGAATTTCACATCTGGCGTAACGGGGCCCCGCTTCGGTATGCGGTGACGCGTGAGCAACTCGATACGATGGCTTAGCCCGTGCCGTTGCCGGGGCATGCAATCGCGATCGAACACCGGGTCCGTCTTTTGCGAGGTGAACCGCTTCGTCACGCGCGCGG from Lentisphaerota bacterium includes:
- a CDS encoding hydroxyacid dehydrogenase — encoded protein: MREARGRARRPCRAAEHEKCPWVTEAYMNIVGFSDVPEKRILVPKSQKSDNQKIMTKAAFFGNASTSLEQVYPRDRRDRIAAVCDVHPRTITAQNFSSEIAALADLEVIFSTWGMPGLTENQIALMPKLRAVFYAAGSVKAFAIPFLDRGIVVVSAWAANGVPVAEFVLAQTLLANKGYFRNIRDCGSPSTRSTAFRGSGNFHATVALLGAGMIGKKVIELMKPFCLRVIVFDPFLSQAEADRLGVEKVSLADAFQRGMVVSNHLANVPATRGLLRREHFSVMPENAVFINTGRGATVVETDLIDVLRTRPDLTALLDVTDPEPPPAASPFYDLPNVLLSSHIAGSIGNEVTRMADTVIKEFHIWRNGAPLRYAVTREQLDTMA